One genomic region from Gopherus flavomarginatus isolate rGopFla2 chromosome 20, rGopFla2.mat.asm, whole genome shotgun sequence encodes:
- the ATP8B2 gene encoding phospholipid-transporting ATPase ID isoform X1 yields MELCAKKHPPEEERRVKANAREYNEKFQYASNCIQTSKYNIVTFLPVNLFEQFQEVANTYFLFLLILQLIPQISSLSWFTTIVPLVLVLTITAVKDATDDYFRHKSDNQVNNRQSQVLINGTLQQEQWMNVRVGDIIKLENNHFVAADLLLLSSSEPHGLCYIETAELDGETNMKVRQAIPVTSELGDISKLAQFDGEVICEPPNNKLDKFSGTLYWKENKYQLSNQNMLLRGCMLRNTEWCFGLVVFAGPDTKLMQNSGRTKFKRTSIDRLMNTLVLWIFGFLVCMGVILAIGNAIWEHEVGACFQIYLPWDTAVDSAFFSGFLSFWSYIIILNTVVPISLYVSVEVIRLGHSYFINWDKKMYCAQRQTPAEARTTTLNEELGQVEYIFSDKTGTLTQNIMIFSKCSINGRSYGDVLDVLGHKAELGERTDPVDFSFNPLADPRFRFWDASLLQAVQLGNPHVHEFFRLLSLCHTVMSEERNEGELYYKAQSPDEGALVTAARNFSFVFRSRTPKTITVQELGRAVTYQLLAILDFNNVRKRMSVIVRSPEGRIRLYCKGADTILLERLHPAHHELLNVTTDHLNEYAGEGLRTLVLAYKDLEDGYYEEWADQLLRASTASEGREDRLARLYEEVERDMTLLGATAIEDKLQQGVPETIAILTLANIKIWVLTGDKQETAVNIGYSCKMLTDDMTEVFIVTGHTVLEVREELRKAREKMMDSSRSMGNGFSCQEKLASSMSASRLTSVLEAIAGEYALVINGHSLAHALEADMELEFLETACACKAVICCRVTPLQKAQVVELVKKYKKAVTLAIGDGANDVSMIKTAHIGVGISGQEGIQAVLASDYSFSQFKFLQRLLLVHGRWSYLRMCKFLCYFFYKNFAFTMVHFWFGFFCGFSAQTVYDQYFITLYNIVYTSLPVLAMGVFDQDVTEQRSMEYPKLYEPGQLNLLFNKREFFICIAQGIYTSVLMFFIPYGVFADATRDDGAQLADYQSFAVTVATSLVIVVSVQIGLDTGFWTAINHFFIWGSLAVYFAILFAMHSNGLFQIFPNQFRFVGNAQNTLAQPTVWLTITLTTVVCIMPVVAFRFLKLDLKPELSDTVRYTQLVRKKQRAQHRCMRRVGRAGSRRSGYAFSHQEGFGELIMSGKNMRLSSLALSSFAARSSSSWIETLRKKKGGDSTASSPSGGADKPLKV; encoded by the exons ATGGAGCTGTGTGCAAAAAAACACCCCCCAG AGGAAGAAAGGCGGGTGAAGGCCAATGCCCGAGAGTACAACGAAAAGTTCCAGTATGCG AGCAACTGTATCCAGACTTCCAAGTACAATATCGTCACCTTCCTGCCCGTCAACCTCTTCGAGCAGTTCCAGGAAGTGGCCAACACCTATTTCCTCTTTCTCCTCATCCTGCAG CTGATCCCCCAGATCTCCTCACTCTCCTGGTTCACCACCATCGTGCCTTTGGTTCTCGTCTTAACTATCACAGCTGTCAAAGATGCCACTGACGACTAC TTCCGCCACAAGAGCGACAACCAGGTGAACAATCGCCAATCTCAGGTGCTGATCAATGGAAC CCTCCAGCAGGAGCAGTGGATGAACGTACGTGTCGGAGACATCATCAAGCTGGAGAACAACCACTTTGTGGCG GCTGACCTCCTGCTCCTCTCCAGCAGCGAACCCCATGGGCTATGCTACATAGAGACGGCCGAGCTCGATGG AGAGACCAACATGAAAGTGCGCCAGGCCATTCCTGTCACCTCGGAGCTCGGGGACATCAGCAAGCTGGCCCAGTTTGATG GTGAGGTGATCTGCGAGCCCCCCAACAACAAACTGGACAAGTTCAGCGGGACCCTGTACTGGAAGGAGAACAAATACCAGCTGAGCAACCAGAACATGCTGCTGCGGGGCTGCATGCTTCGCAACACCGAGTGGTGCTTTGGCCTCGTTGTCTTCGCAG GTCCCGACACCAAGCTGATGCAGAACAGCGGGAGGACCAAGTTCAAGAGGACGAGCATCGACCGGCTGATGAACACGCTGGTGCTCTGG ATCTTCGGGTTCCTGGTGTGCATGGGGGTAATCCTGGCCATCGGCAATGCCATCTGGGAGCACGAGGTGGGAGCCTGCTTCCAGATCTATCTGCCCTGGGACACAGCGGTGGACAGTGCCTTCTTCTCCGGCTTCCTCTCCTTCTGGTCCTACATCATCATCCTCAACACTGTGGTGCCCATTTCGCTCTACGTCAG CGTGGAAGTGATCCGCCTCGGCCACAGCTACTTCATCAACTGGGACAAGAAGATGTACTGCGCGCAGCGGCAGACGCCGGCCGAGGCCCGCACCACCACGCTCAACGAGGAGCTGGGCCAGGTCGAGTACATCTTCTCCGACAAGACCGGCACCCTCACCCAGAACATCATGATCTTCAGCAAGTGCTCCATCAACGGGCGCAGCTACG GTGATGTGCTGGACGTGCTTGGGCACAAGGCGGAGCTGGGGGAG AGGACGGATCCGGTCGACTTTTCCTTCAACCCTCTGGCCGACCCGCGGTTCCGGTTCTGGGACGCCAGCCTGCTGCAGGCCGTGCAGCTGGGCAACCCCCATGTGCACGAGTTCTTCCGCCTGCTCTCGCTCTGCCACACCGTCATGTCCGAGGAGAGGAACGAAG GGGAGCTGTACTACAAGGCGCAGTCCCCGGACGAGGGGGCGCTGGTCACGGCCGCCAGGAACTTCAGCTTCGTCTTCCGCTCACGCACGCCCAAGACCATCACGGTGCAGGAGCTGGGCCGGGCCGTCACCTACCAGCTGCTGGCCATCCTGGACTTCAACAACGTCCGCAAGCGCATGTCGGTCATCG TGCGCAGCCCCGAGGGCCGGATCCGTCTGTACTGCAAAGGGGCCGACACCATCCTCCTGGAGCGGCTGCACCCGGCCCACCACGAGCTGCTGAATGTAACCACCGACCATCTGAAT GAGTACGCCGGCGAGGGGCTGCGGACGCTGGTGCTGGCCTACAAGGACCTGGAGGACGGGTACTATGAGGAGTGGGCCGATCAGCTGCTGCGAGCCAGCACAGCCTCCGAGGGCCGCGAGGACCGCCTGGCCCGGCTGTACGAGGAGGTGGAGCGGGACATGACG ctgctgggggcCACCGCCATTGAGGACAAACTGCAGCAGGGGGTCCCCGAAACCATCGCCATCCTGACGCTGGCCAACATCAAGATCTGGGTGCTGACTGGGGACAAGCAAG agacGGCCGTGAACATCGGCtactcctgcaagatgctgacgGACGACATGACGGAGGTGTTCATCGTGACAGGCCACACTGTGCTGGAGGTGCGGGAGGAGCTCAG gaaAGCCCGGGAGAAGATGATGGACTCGTCGCGTTCCATGGGCAACGGCTTCTCCTGCCAGGAGAAACTCGCCTCTTCCATGTCGGCGTCCCGGCTCACCTCGGTGCTGGAGGCCATTGCGGGCGAGTACGCCCTGGTCATCAACGGGCACAGCCTG GCCCACGCGCTGGAGGCCGACATGGAGCTGGAGTTCCTGGAGACGGCCTGCGCCTGCAAGGCCGTGATCTGCTGCCGCGTCACCCCGCTGCAGAAGGCCCAGGTGGTGGAGCTGGTGAAGAAGTACAAGAAGGCCGTGACGCTGGCCATCGGGGACGGTGCCAACGACGTCAGCATGATCAAGA ctgcccacatCGGCGTGGGCATCAGCGGGCAGGAGGGCATCCAGGCCGTGCTGGCCTCCGACTATTCCTTCTCCCAGTTCAAGttcctgcagcgcctcctgctggtgcacGGCCGCTGGTCCTACCTGCGCATGTGCAAATTCCTCTGCTACTTCTTCTACAAGAACTTTgccttcaccatggtccatttcTGGTTCGGGTTCTTCTGCGGCTTCTCGGCCCAG ACGGTCTATGACCAATACTTCATCACTCTGTACAACATCGTCTACACCTCGCTGCCCGTGCTCGCCATGGGGGTGTTCGACCAG gacgTGACGGAGCAGCGCAGCATGGAGTACCCCAAGCTCTACGAGCCGGGCCAGCTCAACCTGCTCTTCAACAAGCGGGAGTTCTTCATCTGCATCGCCCAGGGCATCTACACCTCCGTCCTCATGTTCTTCATCCCCTACGGCGTCTTCGCCGACGCCACCCGCGACGATGGCGCCCAGCTGGCCGACTACCAGTCCTTTGCTGTCACCGTGGCAACCTCCCTGGTGATCGTGGTCAGCGTGCAG ATTGGGCTGGACACGGGGTTCTGGACAGCCATCAACCACTTCTTCATCTGGGGCAGCCTGGCTGTGTACTTCGCCATCCTCTTTGCCATGCACAGCAATGGCCTCTTCCAGATCTTCCCCAACCAGTTCCGCTTCGTGG GTAATGCCCAGAACACGCTGGCCCAGCCCACAGTCTGGCTCACCATCACCCTTACCACCGTGGTCTGCATCATGCCAGTCGTGGCCTTCCGATTCCTCAAGCTGGACCTGAAGCCCGAGCTATCGGACACG gtgcgCTACACCCAGCTGGTGCGGAAGAAGCAGCGAGCGCAGCACCGCTGCATGCGGCGGGTGGGGCGTGCCGGCTCGCGGCGCTCCGGCTACGCCTTCTCCCACCAGGAAGGCTTCGGCGAGCTCATCATGTCGGGCAAGAACATGCGACTCAGCTCCCTGGCGCTCTCCAGCTTCGCCgcccgctccagctccagctggATCGAGACCCTGCGCAAGAAGAAGGGTGGAGACAGCACCGCCAGCAGCCCCAGCGGGGGGGCCGACAAGCCGCTCAAGGTGTGA
- the ATP8B2 gene encoding phospholipid-transporting ATPase ID isoform X2, producing the protein MELCAKKHPPEEERRVKANAREYNEKFQYASNCIQTSKYNIVTFLPVNLFEQFQEVANTYFLFLLILQLIPQISSLSWFTTIVPLVLVLTITAVKDATDDYFRHKSDNQVNNRQSQVLINGTLQQEQWMNVRVGDIIKLENNHFVAADLLLLSSSEPHGLCYIETAELDGETNMKVRQAIPVTSELGDISKLAQFDGEVICEPPNNKLDKFSGTLYWKENKYQLSNQNMLLRGCMLRNTEWCFGLVVFAGPDTKLMQNSGRTKFKRTSIDRLMNTLVLWIFGFLVCMGVILAIGNAIWEHEVGACFQIYLPWDTAVDSAFFSGFLSFWSYIIILNTVVPISLYVSMVLSP; encoded by the exons ATGGAGCTGTGTGCAAAAAAACACCCCCCAG AGGAAGAAAGGCGGGTGAAGGCCAATGCCCGAGAGTACAACGAAAAGTTCCAGTATGCG AGCAACTGTATCCAGACTTCCAAGTACAATATCGTCACCTTCCTGCCCGTCAACCTCTTCGAGCAGTTCCAGGAAGTGGCCAACACCTATTTCCTCTTTCTCCTCATCCTGCAG CTGATCCCCCAGATCTCCTCACTCTCCTGGTTCACCACCATCGTGCCTTTGGTTCTCGTCTTAACTATCACAGCTGTCAAAGATGCCACTGACGACTAC TTCCGCCACAAGAGCGACAACCAGGTGAACAATCGCCAATCTCAGGTGCTGATCAATGGAAC CCTCCAGCAGGAGCAGTGGATGAACGTACGTGTCGGAGACATCATCAAGCTGGAGAACAACCACTTTGTGGCG GCTGACCTCCTGCTCCTCTCCAGCAGCGAACCCCATGGGCTATGCTACATAGAGACGGCCGAGCTCGATGG AGAGACCAACATGAAAGTGCGCCAGGCCATTCCTGTCACCTCGGAGCTCGGGGACATCAGCAAGCTGGCCCAGTTTGATG GTGAGGTGATCTGCGAGCCCCCCAACAACAAACTGGACAAGTTCAGCGGGACCCTGTACTGGAAGGAGAACAAATACCAGCTGAGCAACCAGAACATGCTGCTGCGGGGCTGCATGCTTCGCAACACCGAGTGGTGCTTTGGCCTCGTTGTCTTCGCAG GTCCCGACACCAAGCTGATGCAGAACAGCGGGAGGACCAAGTTCAAGAGGACGAGCATCGACCGGCTGATGAACACGCTGGTGCTCTGG ATCTTCGGGTTCCTGGTGTGCATGGGGGTAATCCTGGCCATCGGCAATGCCATCTGGGAGCACGAGGTGGGAGCCTGCTTCCAGATCTATCTGCCCTGGGACACAGCGGTGGACAGTGCCTTCTTCTCCGGCTTCCTCTCCTTCTGGTCCTACATCATCATCCTCAACACTGTGGTGCCCATTTCGCTCTACGTCAG CATGGTTCTGTCCCCTTAG
- the IL6R gene encoding interleukin-6 receptor subunit alpha, with amino-acid sequence MWALRAAGLLCLLRAAAEGPCPRTALLPDMVLSTVGANVTLPCLQWQPEPNGTVSWKVENKAVSSEHAVLGPSLLLRLVQYNDSGRYNCYVGGCLVRSLRLLVEEPPEPPSFSCYRRSHVKDILCEWQPERRPSPRTRAVLWVKKWLTGKNATEQRCRYFPKVEKFTCRITVPPSEDDTFLLVSVCVSNGAGSTVSKDQVISANRVLKPDPPVNVLVDPVKSAPQKLRVNWTYPPSWDPKFYRLHFQVRYRAERSQSYTEIDQLRETSLVIHDAWHGTRHMVQVRGLEEFGHGSWSEWSQEAVGTPWADPIDLEWQTGSYSSQFPSDYDFYADTFTLPPGLYGTEGTNEGGRGVGDHSTVPLYTFLVTGASLFLGTGLLAGIVLRYKKKWRRGSLGQGKARAMVQHPLVPLAPPSPTSPLSEAPLLSPPASPGSVSSTGTPGSGDFGPFDVTNMDYLLVPQ; translated from the exons ATGTGGGCGCTGCGGGCCGCCGGGCTGCTCTGCCTGCTGCGGGCCGCCGCGGAGGGGCCCTGCCCGCGGACAG ccctccTGCCTGACATGGTGCTGAGCACCGTGGGAGCAAatgtcaccctgccctgcctgcagtggcAGCCAGAGCCAAATGGCACCGTTAGCTGGAAGGTGGAGAACAAGGCTGTGAGTTCGGAACACGCAGTGCTGGGGCCCAGCCTGCTTCTGCGCCTGGTGCAGTACAACGACTCAGGCAGGTACAACTGCTATGTGGGCGGCTGCCTGGTGCGCTCGCTGCGGCTGCTGGTGGAAG AGCCCCCGGAGCCGCCCAGCTTCTCCTGCTACCGCAGAAGCCACGTCAAGGACATCCTGTGCGAGTGGCAGCCGGAGCGGAGGCCGTCGCCCCGGACCAGGGCCGTGCTGTGGGTGAAGAAGTG GCTCACGGGGAAGAACGCCACGGAGCAGCGCTGCCGCTACTTCCCCAAGGTGGAGAAATTCACGTGCAGGATCACGGTGCCGCCCAGCGAGGACGACACCTTCCTGCTGGTGTCCGTGTGCGTCAGCAACGGGGCAGGGAGCACGGTCAGCAAGGACCAGGTCATCTCAGCCAACCGCGTCT TGAAGCCGGACCCCCCGGTGAATGTGCTGGTGGACCCGGTGAAGAGCGCGCCCCAGAAACTGCGTGTGAACTGGACATAtcctccctcctgggaccccaagtTCTACCGGCTGCACTTCCAGGTCCGGTACCGGGCTGAGCGCTCCCAGAGCTACACGGAG ATCGACCAGTTAAGAGAAACGTCCCTGGTGATCCATGATGCCTGGCACGGCACACGGCACATGGTGCAGGTGCGGGGGCTGGAGGAGTTTGGCCATGGCTCGTGGAGTGAGTGGAGCCAGGAGGCTGTGGGCACCCCGTGGGCAG ATCCCATCGACCTCGAGTGGCAGACAGGATCCTACAGCTCGCAG ttcccCTCGGATTATGATTTCTACGCTGACACATTCACGTTGCCCCCCGGGCTCTATGGCACAGAGGGCACTAACG AGGGGGGGCGTGGTGTCGGCGACCACTCCACCGTGCCCCTGTACACGTTCCTGGTCACCGGAGCGAGCCTGTTCCTGGGCACCGGCCTGCTCGCTGGCATCGTGCTCAG GTACAAGAAGAAATGGAGGAGGGGCTCCCTGGGCCAGGGCAAGGCCAGGGCCATGGTCCAGCACCCCTTGGTGCCGCTGGCTCCTCCGAGCCCCACGTCCCCACTGAGCGAGgccccgctcctctcccctccggcATCGCCAGGCAGCGTCAGCTCCACGGGCACCCCTGGCAGCGGGGACTTCGGCCCCTTCGATGTCACCAACATGGATTATCTCCTGGTCCCCCAGTAG